GTGCTCTTCTTCTTGGACATCGAAATCAATCCTCCGTTGGCATGAAGGTGTGCCGCTGCGGAAGAGAAGGATCTGAGTTGCGGTCTCGCGCCAGTTGTACCACGGCGCGTTTGCCGCCCGCTGCTGGCGGGTCGCCCCCGCCCCGGCGGCACCGCCGGCGCCCGGCGACTGCTGGCGCGCGGCGAGATCGAGCGGCCCGTCACCTGGGCCGACCGCTACCTGCCGGTGGCGTCGGCGTTGTTCGGCGGCGCGAACTGCTGATTGCTGTACGGGTTCGCGGTCGGTCGGATGACGGCGTTGAAGCCGAACCCCGCCGCCTGGTGGCAGCCGTTGCAGCCCTCGGTGAGCGCGTCGTAGGCGGCGACGAAGGCGGTCGCGTCGTGCGCCCTGATCGCCGCCCGCAGCGCGGCGATGGGGGCGGTGGTGAACTCCGGCATCAGCTCGGTGAGCGGGCGCGGCGCGTCCTTGTGGCGCGGATGGTACCGCACCGCGTCGGCGAAGCCCTCCGCCAGCTCGTCGACCTCGTAGGACGCCAGCGGCCAGTTCCCCGCCTCGCCGGCGTACCACAGCTTGAGGTGCCGCATCTGCGTCGCGCCCATGATCTCGCCCAGCCCTGGCACATAGGGCGGCGCGCTCCTCGCCGGCTTCGCCGCCGCCGCCAGCGGCGCCAGGGCGATCGCCGCGCCGACCGCAAGCGTCCCGAGCCACCGCGTCGTGATCATCGCAGACTTCTTCGTATCACGGCGCGCCGGGGCCTTCAGCGGCGCGCGGCGACCGTGAGCCGCAGGTGCGGCCACACGCGCCCGGGCTGGCCGGCGATCGGCGCCGCGATCTCGCCCACCCGGCGCGCGCCGAGGGCGAGATAGAACGGATCGGCGAGCGGATCGGCATCGATCGCCACCGCCGTCTCGCCGGCGGCGGCCGCGGCGGCGCGCACGCGCGCCAGCAGCGCCCGTCCGACGCCGCGGCGCAGGCAGCGCGGATCCACCCGGCAGTGCTCGAGCGACCACGGCGCCGCGCGGTCGTCGAGCTGCACGAACCCCGCCACGTCGCCGTCGATCTCGGCGACGAAGGGTCGGCCGGCGGACGATCGCCTCCGCCGACACCGTGAGATCGTCGCACCAGCGATCCAGTTGCGCCGCCGGGTAGCCCCAGTGCGCCTTCGCCGCGCGCGCGAGGCGGCTCGACGCCGCCGCCTCGCC
This genomic window from bacterium contains:
- a CDS encoding GNAT family N-acetyltransferase, with protein sequence MAGATISRCRRRRSSAGRPFVAEIDGDVAGFVQLDDRAAPWSLEHCRVDPRCLRRGVGRALLARVRAAAAAAGETAVAIDADPLADPFYLALGARRVGEIAAPIAGQPGRVWPHLRLTVAARR